The genomic stretch TTGTCATCCATCTTCGGGGACCATTTGACTCTCCCAATATGTTATATGCATAAGAAGGCCACATTACATCGGTACCACATGAATTAGCCATGCCAGTTCTGATCATCTTTTGTGTTCTCTCAAGAACTATGAGGCTTGAAAATGTGGAGAAACTGTTCCCCACGAAGACATCAGCCCTCAAGCACACTTCATAGTCTATTGCCGATTGAATGAGATACGGGTACTTCTTGTAAACACCATCAACacctaatttctttttctcaaatgGAACTAAGCCTTCTTTCCAGCCACTAAGTATAGAAGAGTTTCCAAGCAGAGTATCAGCCACCGCAAGGTAAACAATCAATGGTGTTTCCAGGCCTGCAATGTTCCCCACTCTCTCCATAATCTCCTCCTTGCTACTACAAATCTCACTCATCTTCGATCTCTGCTCTAATTTTTTACAATGAATCATCCAGTCTATCTCTACCCTCATGTGGACTGCTACATAAGGAACCTGTTGCAACGAGGAACCATCTGTATCCTTGCCATTTTGTGCACTTCTAATGTCCCTTCCTACCTCTCTAATTTTAGACACAACTCTATCAGCTTCTTTTGAGAATTCATCAACCAAAACTAAGCATTCAAGGGCTCTTGCATAGTCCTTAACAGGCCAATGATCGTGCCACAAAAAGGGATTCTTCCCAACAATTCGAATCACCTCATACTCATTGGTCGATGGTTCCTCTCTGGCCTCCCTCAACTGATCCAAATCTCTCTCAATCGTCCACCTCCTTCCACTTCCCTTGTGAATCTCGAAAACTCTGCTCCTATTAGAAACATCGGAAAACCGACCCAATTGAACAAACCCTTTACAAAGCGAATTAAACCTTTCAAATTGAAACACTTTGTCAAATGAAATAGGCTGCAAGAGATCAACTTCCTTATAGAACAAAGAAGCACTTAAACTAGGCATCAAAAGTGTTCTATTAAGCAATCTAGCAGTCAAACATGCTCTTGCAAATGCAATCTTTTGATTGTTTAGGCCCCAAACAATTTGAGGAACCTCCAAAAACTTATCTCTCCTAATTCCATAACCAGAATCCAGGGCCAGAGATTCACTCTGAATCAAATCAATCCTATTCTGTTCAACCCTAACCCCACCATATCCAGAAATTGAAGGCATACAGAAAGTTCTAAAAACCAGAAAAATAGCAATCAAAACAAGACATTTACATGTCAAAGAAGTCAAATGAATCCCAAACAATCTAGAACTCTTACAATTCAACGAAAAGTCCATCCCAAAAAAAGATTAGAAAACTAGCACATACCCAGATGGCAAATCTCTTCAAAGATGAAAACTTTCAAGCAGAAAATCTGCACGGCTGAGAAAACAAAGCcgccatcatcatcatcatcatcaaagaaCAACTGAAGGTTAACCATTATTTTTTAGGCATATACCGAGAGCGAAGAGATATCACATAATTCGAGTGCAATTAAAGTAGAGGAAACGGATAAACGGAAAGAGTGAGAAAAGGACGagatatgaattcaaattgtgattatgatgaaaggAATCTGAATTCTGAGGCAAATCCAGAAGGCAAAAGAACAAGAAAGTAATGACCatgcatagaaaaaaaaatccaaaggGGAGGACGAAAGAGCCAGAACCAGAAGGCTTCACCCCTCACGTAAGCCAAAagcaaaacaactaaaataaatgaggatgatgatgagagGGCAGATTGGTGGAGAAGGGTATTATGGGAAATTCAGCAAAGAACTGAACCAGGAAGTGAAAAGGAGTCAGAAATTAATGTCCTTGTAGATGAAGGGCTTTCACTGTCAAATAAGGCATAATAAAAAGGACAGGTTAAGTTTCTTGGTTCAGAGTCAGATCCCTGTCCTGTCCCAAAGTGAAGTAGCCTCGAGCCATGTGTGAATTGCTATAGCGAAATCTACTTTTATtccgattttaa from Mangifera indica cultivar Alphonso chromosome 6, CATAS_Mindica_2.1, whole genome shotgun sequence encodes the following:
- the LOC123219496 gene encoding O-fucosyltransferase 23, whose translation is MDFSLNCKSSRLFGIHLTSLTCKCLVLIAIFLVFRTFCMPSISGYGGVRVEQNRIDLIQSESLALDSGYGIRRDKFLEVPQIVWGLNNQKIAFARACLTARLLNRTLLMPSLSASLFYKEVDLLQPISFDKVFQFERFNSLCKGFVQLGRFSDVSNRSRVFEIHKGSGRRWTIERDLDQLREAREEPSTNEYEVIRIVGKNPFLWHDHWPVKDYARALECLVLVDEFSKEADRVVSKIREVGRDIRSAQNGKDTDGSSLQQVPYVAVHMRVEIDWMIHCKKLEQRSKMSEICSSKEEIMERVGNIAGLETPLIVYLAVADTLLGNSSILSGWKEGLVPFEKKKLGVDGVYKKYPYLIQSAIDYEVCLRADVFVGNSFSTFSSLIVLERTQKMIRTGMANSCGTDVMWPSYAYNILGESNGPRRWMTNISDSSLRAISYGSNAISCSTS